The Aureibacter tunicatorum genome segment AATCTCGTTTAAAAAGAGAAGGCAAGTTAAAATGCTTTTAGATTAAAACTTATGTGATTAAAAAACGATGATTCTTTTTTTGGCAAAATATGATTCAACCTTTCACTGTTATTGGTTTAATCAAAATGCCTGTTGGTAATTTTTCTCCCTAAGCTACATAAGCCATAGCCATCGCATCTGACTGGTCCATGTTTTTTCTTAGGTTAATGATCGCATATCTCATTCTGCCAAGAGCAGTGTTGATGCTAACACCTGTTTCATCGGCGATTTCCTGAAAACTCATACCCATAAAGCTACGCATTTTCAAGACTTCTTTTTGAGTCTCTGGCAGACCTTCAATCAAATCCAAAAGCTTGCTAACTAGCTCTTCCTGAACTTTTGTATCCTCAGCGTTGTTGACAACAAACTGATCGCTTTTGAACAAGTTAGGGTTTTCGTCATCAGTCACCATAGTATACTTGCTGTATTTTCTGTACCAGTCGATAGCTTTATTATGAGCAATTCTCATAAGCCATGGCTGAAACTTTCCTTCCTCATTGTAATTGCCGGAATTCAAGGTGTCGGATACTTTAACAAAAGTCTCTTGGGCCAAATCCTCGGCTACTTCGGAATCCTTTACTACATTAAGTATCTTCATGAAAACTCTCTTGCTGTACTTTTCATACAATAAACCAAAAGCGGCTTCGTTACCTTTGATATAACTTTTAACCAACTGTTGGTCATTGATTTTTTTTCCTTCTCTTTTTATCATCATAGCTGCCTCCTTACCTTGATTACGAATGCAAATGTAGTTTGTAATCAGTTGTTTTTCAAACATTTATCAGTTTTTAATGTTAATATAAGTTAATGTTAGGGTAAAATTATACTTATTTATTCTTTCAGTCGTTCCCGGAACCTATATCCTTACTACAGCTATGATAAAAAGTAACCTACTATTTTTTAATAAATATTTTATCCGAAAGGATTTTCTTAACAGGATACGGGACTTGTTTTTGCTTTCATATTAGTTGGTTTTTTAATGACGAGGATAACTTTAATTATTTATTATGACTACAATTAACCCCTATCTAACATTTAACGGCAATTGCGAAGAGGCTTTTGGCTTTTACAAATCTGTTTTTGGAGGCGATTTTTCTTTTTTGGGCAGATTCAAGGATATGCCTGAAAATCCCGATTATCCACTGGAAGATGCTCAAAAGGAATTGATCATGCATATTTCTTTGCCAATCAGCGATGAAACGATTCTTATGGGTAGTGATACATTAGCTGCATTTGGTCAACCATTTGAGAAAGGGAATAATTATTCAATCTCAGTGAATATTGACGACGCTGAAGTAGCTAAAAAGGTGTTTGATAAATTGTCGGATGGAGGAAAAGTCAAAATGCCATTTGATAAGACATTTTGGAATGCTTGGTTTGGTTCGTTCGAGGACAAATTCGGCATTCACTGGATGGTTAACTCTCAGATCAAAGAGGAGTTATAATTTTATGATTTAATGCAGGTTGCCCACAAGTTGGAAAGCTTCCTGCATTTTAAGGTTGTTATTTGCTTATTAGTTCAATTATTTTTCTCACGGCGGAATTTTTGAGTGATTCGTTGGAATATGACAAGCCGATAGACCTGAACATTCGAGGTCCTTTGACTTTTTTGCTAATGACATTTTGGATATTGGAAACTAGAAGTTCAGGTAGAAATGAAATCCCCCAGCCGGATGCCACTAAGCTCAATACTTCAGATTTGTTATCTGAGCTTCCTGTTATTTTTAATTTTTTATTTGCATTGGAAAGCAAACCGATAGTTTGTTGATGCGCTTCGCAAGGAGGGCATTCAATAAATTCTTGGCCATCCAAATCTTCCAGACTTATATTCGCAATATGGGATAAGGGATGGTTGGCATTCATGCATAAGACATAATCTTCTTCCCAAAGAGGGAGAAAAATTTCATTTTCATGTTTGAATTCTCTGATTATGAGTCTCAAATCGCTTTTTTTTCCAAAATTATGGACATGCAAATCGATGGAAGGATATATTAAATATATTTGCTCAAATAACAATGTTTTTAATTTTATTGGCAAATCAGGCATTATTGAGATAGAAAGCGATTGTTTGATATTTTGTTTTTTAAACATGTTTTCCATTCGATTCATTTCCGCCAATAAATGAATGGATTCAGGATAGAATATATCCGCATCTGAAGTAGGACTTACGCCTTTTGGGTGTCTTTCGAATAAGTTTACGGAAAGCATTTCTTCAAGCTGTTTGATGCCATTGGTTATGGAAGGTTGAGATACAAAACATCTCTCCGCAGCTTTGGAAATGTTTTTTTCTTCATACACCGCAATAAAAAATCGTAATAATCTAAAATCCATTGATATAAGTTTAGCTTATGGCAAACATAAGAATTTAATATTTTACTTGAGTTCAAATTTCGGTTTACTTTGCCTCAATAAAATTAAACATTTATGGTTGTTGAAAGTCAATTGTCTAGGTAGGCTTTCATTATTTTAAATAAAACTAACGATTTGGATATGAAACCATTAGTTGTAATTACAGGGGCGAGTTCAGGTATAGGAGAAGAACTAGCAAAGCATTTTTCTGAGGCAGGCCATGCTCTACTTCTTATAGCAAGAAGATTAGAAAAACTTGAAGCTTTGAATTTGCCCAATACAATGTGCAAGCGAGTTGATGTAACAGATTATGCGGAATTCGAGGCTGCTGTTAAAGAGGCTGAGGAAAAGTACGGACCTGTTGATTGTTTGATTAACAATGCAGGTTTGATGCAATTGGGGCAATTTGCTGATCAAGATCCTAAGGAGTGGATTAATATGTATGATGTAAATGTGAAAGGCTTGATGTATGGAATGAAAACAGTTGTTAATGGAATGATGGATAGAAAACATGGAACAATATTCAATATCAGCTCAGTTGCTGGGAAGAAGATGTTTCCCAATCATTCTGTTTACTGCGGGACAAAATTTGCGGTGCATGCCATGAGTGAAGCTGTGAGGGAGGAAGTATCATCGCATAATATAAGAGTGATAACTATTGCTCCGGGAGCTGTTGAAACGGAATTGTTGGGGCATACTACAGATGATGAGATAATCTCAGGCTATGAGGACTGGAAAAAGGCGATCGGAGGCGCGCTCAAGCCTGAGGATGTTGCCAATTCAATCATGTTTGCATATAATCAGCCGCAAAATGTTTGTCTGAGAGAAATAGTCCTTACAGCTACAGGACAACAAGCATAGTATTTAGCCGGTTCATCCGGCTTTTTTTAATAATACAATTTGATATGAAATGGATTATTTCTTTAGGCTTTACAAAGAGAAAGACATTGCTTAAATCTAATGGATTTGAAATAAATTAGTAGGGGAGAATTGATTTAGCTTGTATCAAAAGTAGTTAGGCTGTGGTTCATGCCTCGATTTTTTGATTATTGGAAACGGAAACTATATTGATATGTCGACAACAAATTTTGATATGCCATTAAGCCCATTGGCGGGGAGTAGATTGAATAATTTAAAGAAAGTTATTGAGGGTAGGCATGTGGATGACAAATACAAGTCTAAGTTAATAAAATCTGAAATGCTTAGCGTATTCACAGAGCCTTTCAGCACTTATGAGGAAGCTGTTTATGGAAAGCAGGTTCAAAAGTTTCATTTAGACCAGGATCCGGTTTTTATACTTGGACACTGGAGAAGCGGAACAACACATTTGCATAATTTAATGTGCAAGGATCCTCAATTCGGATATGTAACTACCTATCAAGGAGTGTTTCCAAATATGCTCTTTTCGTCACAATGGTTATTCAAGAGCTTTATGAATTTGGCCATGCCTAAAAAGAGAGCAACTGATAATGTGAAGCTTGGAGTAAACTTGCCACAAGAGGAAGAGTTTGGTCTTGGGAATACTACGCCTCATAGTTTTTATAATTTTTGGTTTTTCCCTCAAGATACTATGGAATACTATCAAAAGTATCTGATGTTTGAAGGTTTAAGTGATCAAGAATATGAGGACTGGAAGTCAAGCTATAAGAAGTTCGTCAATAGAGCTATGCTCAATACGAAAGGCAAAAGATTTATTTCAAAAAATCCACCGCATACATCCAGAGTAAAACAATTATTGGACATTTATCCAAATGCCAAGTTTGTATATATTTATCGTAACCCCTATACGGTTTTCGAGTCGACAAGCAAATTTATGTGGGCGACTATTCAGGGGCTAATGCTTCAGGATTTCACAAAAGAACAGTTGGAATCCAATATATTAGAGATATACAAGGGGATGTATGACAAATATGAATCAGAGAAAACTTTGATTCCTGATGGAAATCTGATAGAAATAAAGTTTGAAGATTTGGAAAAAGACAATATCGGTTGGTTGAAGCATATTTACCAGTCTTTGAGTTTGCCTGGCTTGGACTTTGCCATGCCCCACTTTGAAGCATATGCGGCTCAACAAAAGGGATATAAAAAGAATGCTTACAATTATCAAGAAGAAACAGTAAGGAAGGTAAAGGAGCATTGGGGCTTCGCATTGGATAAATGGGGATATGACGTTTTGTGATATTTTAGTTAAATATTAAGATTTATAAGTAGCAAGGCCTCTAAAATATAGATTTAAGAGGCTTTTTTTATATTTCTGAATATAAGTGAAACTTTATTTTAACTTTGCACGTTCGCAATGTTGAAATGTCATAGATGATTTATTTTTATGATTTTCGTTAGTTAATAAAATGATTTGATATTATCTTTGTAAAAGATATATCTATGCTTTGTTTTGGAATCATAGGTGATAGCTTAAGTCTATTCCCTTAGATCATACGGAGTATTATAATAGACATGTCACTTAAAATTGACTCATAGGTTTGAAGAGAGGGAAGAAAGATATCGCGCGAAACTTTTTGCTGGTTATTACTAAAATAATGGTAATATTCACCATGCTATTTGCATTTGAATCAAATTTTGCCTTAGACTATGATGATGATCAAGAATTAGTTGAACTGACTGAAGAGTTTGAATCGGAATGCGAGACTGAAAAAGAGAGCTCAAGTACTGAAGAGACTGAAGTGGAAAAGTCGTTCGATCACTATTTAAACGCAAAATCTAAATTCTCTTTTATGAGAATGATGAACTCCAATGGAGAGTATTTATTTATTTCTAGAAGCTTAGATCATTTTCAGAATATAATATCTCCACCTCCTGAAAATGCTTAATCTCATTTCATCTTATTAATTCGAAAAATAGTTAGGGTGCTTCCCTATCTTTATTAGTGTGTCTAATTTTAGATTATATCTATGTTAGATTGGACTGCTTGCGTCTTAATTCCTCCAATTCATAATATGCCTTCGCTTGAAAGCAATAATATAGCTTTAAATAGCGTGTAGATTAAAGGGGCAAACAATAATATTATAACTGTATTCAATTTTCTAAAATAATATGAGCAGCAAGAATAAGAATTATGCGATAGTTCAAAGATTCTTAAAACTACTAGAACCGCATCATCAAGAAATCAGATATATTTATGTATATGCTATTTTCAGTGGCCTAGTGAGTTTATCTCTGCCTATAGGTGTTCAGTCAATTGTGAACTTTATCCAAAGTGGGCAAGTGACAACTTCTTGGGTTGTGTTGGTGGCATTTGTAATCTTCGGTATAGCGGCTATCGGCATATTGCAGATATATCAATTAAGACTGACTGAAAGAATTAGCCAAAAGATCTTTGTCAGATCATCATTTGATTTCGCTTTTAGACTTCCTAAAATCAAGCAAAAGCTGGCGGATAGCAATTATTTGCCGGAATTAGCGAATAGGTTTTTTGACACTATGACGCTCCAAAAAGGCTTGTCGAAAATACTTATTGATTTTAGCAGCGCTTTGCTTCAAGTATTGTTTGGATTGATACTTTTAGCATTTTATCATCCGTTTTTTCTCGTTTTCTCATTATTGTTGTTTGCTTTTGCAGTAGTTGTCTACAAATTTACTGCCAAAAGAGGTTTTGAATTCAGTAAAAAAGCTTCCAAGCACAAATACCAGATGGCTCATTGGTTGCAAGAGGTTGCCCGTTCGAGCGAGACGTTCAAGAATTCAACAGATTCTGAATATGTGATACACAGAGCGGATGAGTACGCAAGCAAATATGTGAAGGCCCGTGAAAGTCACTTTGATATTCTTGTTAAGCAGTTTGGGATGATGGTGGTCTTTAAAATTATCATTACTTCGCTTTTATTGATTATCGGTGGATATATGGTGATCAATCAAATGATGAATATCGGACAGTTTATCGCCAGTGAGATTGTTATTGTAATGATGATGGGATCTGTGGAGAAACTCATTATGAGTCTTGAAACGCTATATGATATGATGACCGGATTGGCTAAAATTTCTCATGTTACTGATATGGATCTTGATGATGACGACTCTCTTGCTGCCGGAATCGACGAAGGAGTTGATTTTAAGTTAGAACTGAATAATGCTACCATCATGGACAGCAGAAAAGGGGAAATTCTTTTTAAGGATTTGAACTTGATTGTAGGCAACAAGGAAAGATTATTTCTTGAGAAATATAACGCTACAGAGAAAAATGTGCTGGGCAAAGTATTTATGGGGTATGAAGAGCTTGTAAGAGGCTTCATGTTGGTAAAAGGCAGGCCAGTGGTAAGCGAAGATTTTAGATTGAGAATCAAGTCATTTTCTGAGGAAGACAAGCTTTTCGAGGGATCTTTTGTCGATAATATATCTATGGGAGCAGAGGATGTCGACTTGAGAAGATTAGGTGAAATCTTGGAGTTAGTGGCTTTAGAGTCATTTGTAAAGACTTTGGATAAAGGATTGGATACGATAATTTGTTGCGGTGGGTGCAGACTCCATTCGGTGACAAAGGAAAAAATATTGCTAGCAAGATTGATTTATGCGCAACCGGAATTGATTGTTGTCAACAGATCAATGCGTTCGTTCAAACAAGAGGAACGCGAATCTATTATGGATTACTTTGTTTCTAGTGAAAGACCTTGGTCTTTGGTGCTTTTGAGAGACTGCAAGATGTGGAGAAACTCTTTGGAAGGCAAGAATAAAGAAACTTTAACGACTTAATCGATGAATAATCGAAAGGAAAGTGTAAATGATGAAATTTTAGAATTGATTAGCCATGTTGAATATATCAAATAATTCAGATTCAAATAAAATCAATAAAAATGACTATCAGTCATTGAGATATTTTGAAGAGAAAAAAATAAAAGGAAATATAGTTTATAAGATTTTTTTTATTTTAGCACTAGTGCTAGTGGTACTTATTTTGCCATGGACTCAGAATATTCCTTCATTGGGCACGGTTACGACCCTAAGGCCTGAGCAAAAACCTCAAAAGGTGCATAGTGTCATAGGAGGTCAGATAGAGAAATGGTATGTGCTAGAGGGAGATTATGTGCAAAAGGGCGATACTATCCTTCATATTTCAGAGACTAAATCGGAATACTTTGATCCTGAATTGGTGGATAGAACTTGGGATCAGATTCAGTCTGTTGAACAATCCGTGGGTTCTTATGAAGACAAAGTGAATGCTTTAGATTTGCAAATTGAAGCTTTGAGAGAAAATAAAAGACAAAAGTTATTGCAAGGAAAAAATAAGGTTGAACAGCTTAATTTAAAAATCAAAAGCGACAGCTTGGATTTGGAAGCGAAATCGTTGAATAGAAATATAGCGCAACAGCAATATGAGCGTACCTCAAAATTGCATGCTGATGGATTGAAGTCATTGACGGATTTGGAAAGCAAAAGACAGTCCATGCAGAAAAGCAAAACTGAGGAAATTGCTTCAGCGAATAAATTGCTTTCAAGCAGAAATGAGCTTATAAATGCTGAAATTGAGTTGAACGCGATAGAATCCAGTTTTAAGAATAGCATAGCCAAAGCTGAGTCTGACAAGTACACGGCCCAATCGAATATGTTTGACGCTGAGATCAAACTTTCTAAAATGAAAGGACAGCACGTAAATTACAAGTTGAGAAATGACTTGTACTATGTTACGTCACCTCAAAGCGGTCATATTACCAAAATTTTGCCTTCGGGTATAGGCGAGACAGTGAAAGAAGGCGAGTCAATAGCCACGATTATGCCGGAGGATTTCCAATTAGCGATAGAAATGTTTGTCAAGCCAATGGATTTGCCATTGCTAGCTAAGGGACAAACAGTAAGAATTAGGTTTGACGGCTGGCCGGCAATCTTCTTCTCAGGATGGCCGAACACATCTTATGGAACCTATGGAGGTAGGATTTTCGCTATAGACAACTTTATAAGTGCTAATGGAAAATATAGAGTTCTTGTATCTCCTGATGTGAATGATAAAGAATGGCCTGACGCTTTGAAAGTGGGTACGGGTACGCACAATATTGTATTGTTGAATGATGTGAAGATCTGGTATGAGCTGTGGCGTTTGAGCAACGGTTTCCCTGCGGATTATTATCAGCCTGCTACTTCTACGACGGATGGAAAGTCGAAGTAATGAGTATGTTGATGAAAGTATTGATAACAAGCAATTTTGAATCCGAAACTATGAAGATAATATTAAAGAACATATGCTTGGTTTTGATGGGGTTGATTTGGGTTGTTGATAGTGCTATGGCACAAGAAAGCGATTCAGAAGATCCACAGCTGGAAGTTTCAGTAATGGATTTCGATACCTTTATGAAATTTGTTTCTGAGCATCATCCTTTATCTAAAAGTGCGGAATTGAGATTAAAGGAATCCGAACTCTTGGAACAAAAGGCCAAGGGTGGGTTTGATCCAAAGCTATATGCTGAGTCATCAGAAAAGCGATTTGACGATAAAAGGTACTATCAACACTCTAGCGCTGGTGTCAAGATACCTACTTGGCTGGGCTTGGAGTTACAGGCAGGAGTAGACCAGAGTGTAGGCGAATATATTAATCCGGAGAGTAAAACTCCGGATGGTGGATTGTATTATGCAGGTCTTTCAATGAATCTTCTAAGAGGCTTGACCTTGGATAAAAGAAGATTGGAGCGCAAGAAAGCTCAACAATATGAGACTTATAATGAAGAAGAACGTAAGATCAGACTTAACAAGTTGTATCAAGAAGCTGGAAATAGCTATTGGAATTGGTTTGTAGCTTATAATATTCTTGACACATACCATAAATCTTTAGAGTTGTCAACTGAGCGATTTGAGCAAATCAAAAGAAATTCAGAATTGGGTGATAAGCCTGCTTTGGATACTTTGATTGCCAAGATTCAAGTGCAAGAGCAAGAAATGGCTCTTAAGGATGCTGAGATAAAATACTACAAAGCAACTCAAGAATTGGGAACGTACATGTGGTTTAATGGAAGTATTCCTTTGGCGTTAAGCGATAATGTGACACCTGAGGCATTGGAAAAAGTATTGTTGGAAGCACCAAAATTAATAGAAGATGTAAATGTCGATTCGTTGTTGGAAAATCATCCAATTATCAAGCAAAACCAGACAAAAATAGACATGCTTATGCTTGAGCAACGATGGAGCAAAGAGCAATTGAAACCAAATCTGAATTTGAAATACAATGTGCTTAGTGAGAATGTTTTGTCTCAAGATGGTAGCAGAGCCTTTAGTCCACTGGATAATTACAAATGGGGAGTTAGTTTTGAAATGCCTTTGTTTTTGAGGAAAGAGCGTGCTGGTGTGAAGATTTCAGAATTGAAAATCGAGGAGCAGAATTACGCAAATCAATCAAAGCAGCAGGAATTGGTAGCGAAGGTGAAGGTGCAGCTTCAGACGATCCAAAATAATTTGGATCAGCTAGACTTGTATTCTCAGACTATGAATAATTATGGCTCATTGCTAACTGCGGAACAACGACTTTACAGCGTAGGAGAGGGATCATTGTTCTTGGTTAATAGTCGAGAATCTAATTATATCAAAGCACAAGTAGATTGGATCAAACTGTTTGGAAAGACTCGAATTAATGTTATTGATTACGAATTTATTTCGGGTACAAGTGATTTTATAGAGCTCAAAAATGAAATGGAAAGTTTTTAAACACACTTTATTTTAAGATAAACTAGAAAGCTATCTCCTTTATGGGGTTAGCTTTTTTTTATTCATGATTTTGGTAAGGTTTCATTATGAATATTATTTTTCCTCTTTTTAACTTTATATTGCGAAGAAGTTTTGCTATTTAGATTAAATAAATATACCTGCATCTTGGGGAGTCCCATATTTTACCTAATTTAGATTTGATTCAAATATAAGTTAGTGAAAATAGTATAATGTATCGCTTTAGACCTTTATTGTTATTGTTTTTAATGTCTTTTGTTTTTGCCTTGAGAGGTTTAGCGGAAAATAGAGTTTCCATTAGAGGAAATGTATTTGATGTTCATTCAAAAAGGCCAATTCCTTTTTCAAATATTTCGATAGAAGGCGAGCCAATTGGTACGATTTCAGATGACAAAGGTTTTTTTGAATTGTCAATTCCAAAAGAATTTAGTCTGCCATTCACTTTGTCAGTTAATTCTATGGGATACAAGACTAAAACGGTCGTTGTGAAATCGTCGCAAGAAAGTCTTCGTATTGGCTTGGAAGAGGACATAATGGAGCTGCAAGAGGTAGTGGTCAATGGCGATCCAGAAATACAAGCGATACGAGAAAAGGGCTTTTCAGTCAATTTGATCACCACAAGACAACTTGAAAAGCAGTCGGTCCAAGTGAATGAACTTTTGGATGAAACTCCCGGAATAAGAGTAAGACAGAGTGGTGGATTAGGTAGCGGGACATCCTTTAATATCAATGGGCTTACGGGAGATGCCGTCAGGTTTTTTATGGATGGAGTTCCCATGGACTTTTTTGGCTCATCTTTTTCAGTTAATAATATTCCTGTTTCCATGATAGAGA includes the following:
- a CDS encoding RNA polymerase sigma factor, producing MIKREGKKINDQQLVKSYIKGNEAAFGLLYEKYSKRVFMKILNVVKDSEVAEDLAQETFVKVSDTLNSGNYNEEGKFQPWLMRIAHNKAIDWYRKYSKYTMVTDDENPNLFKSDQFVVNNAEDTKVQEELVSKLLDLIEGLPETQKEVLKMRSFMGMSFQEIADETGVSINTALGRMRYAIINLRKNMDQSDAMAMAYVA
- a CDS encoding VOC family protein; translation: MTTINPYLTFNGNCEEAFGFYKSVFGGDFSFLGRFKDMPENPDYPLEDAQKELIMHISLPISDETILMGSDTLAAFGQPFEKGNNYSISVNIDDAEVAKKVFDKLSDGGKVKMPFDKTFWNAWFGSFEDKFGIHWMVNSQIKEEL
- a CDS encoding LysR family transcriptional regulator, translating into MDFRLLRFFIAVYEEKNISKAAERCFVSQPSITNGIKQLEEMLSVNLFERHPKGVSPTSDADIFYPESIHLLAEMNRMENMFKKQNIKQSLSISIMPDLPIKLKTLLFEQIYLIYPSIDLHVHNFGKKSDLRLIIREFKHENEIFLPLWEEDYVLCMNANHPLSHIANISLEDLDGQEFIECPPCEAHQQTIGLLSNANKKLKITGSSDNKSEVLSLVASGWGISFLPELLVSNIQNVISKKVKGPRMFRSIGLSYSNESLKNSAVRKIIELISK
- a CDS encoding SDR family oxidoreductase; this encodes MKPLVVITGASSGIGEELAKHFSEAGHALLLIARRLEKLEALNLPNTMCKRVDVTDYAEFEAAVKEAEEKYGPVDCLINNAGLMQLGQFADQDPKEWINMYDVNVKGLMYGMKTVVNGMMDRKHGTIFNISSVAGKKMFPNHSVYCGTKFAVHAMSEAVREEVSSHNIRVITIAPGAVETELLGHTTDDEIISGYEDWKKAIGGALKPEDVANSIMFAYNQPQNVCLREIVLTATGQQA
- a CDS encoding sulfotransferase; this encodes MSTTNFDMPLSPLAGSRLNNLKKVIEGRHVDDKYKSKLIKSEMLSVFTEPFSTYEEAVYGKQVQKFHLDQDPVFILGHWRSGTTHLHNLMCKDPQFGYVTTYQGVFPNMLFSSQWLFKSFMNLAMPKKRATDNVKLGVNLPQEEEFGLGNTTPHSFYNFWFFPQDTMEYYQKYLMFEGLSDQEYEDWKSSYKKFVNRAMLNTKGKRFISKNPPHTSRVKQLLDIYPNAKFVYIYRNPYTVFESTSKFMWATIQGLMLQDFTKEQLESNILEIYKGMYDKYESEKTLIPDGNLIEIKFEDLEKDNIGWLKHIYQSLSLPGLDFAMPHFEAYAAQQKGYKKNAYNYQEETVRKVKEHWGFALDKWGYDVL
- a CDS encoding ABC transporter ATP-binding protein, translated to MSSKNKNYAIVQRFLKLLEPHHQEIRYIYVYAIFSGLVSLSLPIGVQSIVNFIQSGQVTTSWVVLVAFVIFGIAAIGILQIYQLRLTERISQKIFVRSSFDFAFRLPKIKQKLADSNYLPELANRFFDTMTLQKGLSKILIDFSSALLQVLFGLILLAFYHPFFLVFSLLLFAFAVVVYKFTAKRGFEFSKKASKHKYQMAHWLQEVARSSETFKNSTDSEYVIHRADEYASKYVKARESHFDILVKQFGMMVVFKIIITSLLLIIGGYMVINQMMNIGQFIASEIVIVMMMGSVEKLIMSLETLYDMMTGLAKISHVTDMDLDDDDSLAAGIDEGVDFKLELNNATIMDSRKGEILFKDLNLIVGNKERLFLEKYNATEKNVLGKVFMGYEELVRGFMLVKGRPVVSEDFRLRIKSFSEEDKLFEGSFVDNISMGAEDVDLRRLGEILELVALESFVKTLDKGLDTIICCGGCRLHSVTKEKILLARLIYAQPELIVVNRSMRSFKQEERESIMDYFVSSERPWSLVLLRDCKMWRNSLEGKNKETLTT
- a CDS encoding HlyD family secretion protein; its protein translation is MLNISNNSDSNKINKNDYQSLRYFEEKKIKGNIVYKIFFILALVLVVLILPWTQNIPSLGTVTTLRPEQKPQKVHSVIGGQIEKWYVLEGDYVQKGDTILHISETKSEYFDPELVDRTWDQIQSVEQSVGSYEDKVNALDLQIEALRENKRQKLLQGKNKVEQLNLKIKSDSLDLEAKSLNRNIAQQQYERTSKLHADGLKSLTDLESKRQSMQKSKTEEIASANKLLSSRNELINAEIELNAIESSFKNSIAKAESDKYTAQSNMFDAEIKLSKMKGQHVNYKLRNDLYYVTSPQSGHITKILPSGIGETVKEGESIATIMPEDFQLAIEMFVKPMDLPLLAKGQTVRIRFDGWPAIFFSGWPNTSYGTYGGRIFAIDNFISANGKYRVLVSPDVNDKEWPDALKVGTGTHNIVLLNDVKIWYELWRLSNGFPADYYQPATSTTDGKSK
- a CDS encoding TolC family protein; its protein translation is MKIILKNICLVLMGLIWVVDSAMAQESDSEDPQLEVSVMDFDTFMKFVSEHHPLSKSAELRLKESELLEQKAKGGFDPKLYAESSEKRFDDKRYYQHSSAGVKIPTWLGLELQAGVDQSVGEYINPESKTPDGGLYYAGLSMNLLRGLTLDKRRLERKKAQQYETYNEEERKIRLNKLYQEAGNSYWNWFVAYNILDTYHKSLELSTERFEQIKRNSELGDKPALDTLIAKIQVQEQEMALKDAEIKYYKATQELGTYMWFNGSIPLALSDNVTPEALEKVLLEAPKLIEDVNVDSLLENHPIIKQNQTKIDMLMLEQRWSKEQLKPNLNLKYNVLSENVLSQDGSRAFSPLDNYKWGVSFEMPLFLRKERAGVKISELKIEEQNYANQSKQQELVAKVKVQLQTIQNNLDQLDLYSQTMNNYGSLLTAEQRLYSVGEGSLFLVNSRESNYIKAQVDWIKLFGKTRINVIDYEFISGTSDFIELKNEMESF